The region CCTCTGGTTCGTTAAGAAGCTCCATCAAAATGGGGGCTACTCCCGCCCTCACCACCCTTCCTTTGTTACCCTGATCTAAACATAAACTAAACAAAGCTGTAATTGCGACCTTCTTCCCTTTCTGAGATCCTTTACTTAAAAGTAATAGGAGAGGTGCGATTGCTCCTTCAGCACCTATAATTTCCTTGTTTTGGTCGATTACACTGAGGTTGAGAAGTGTAGCCGCTGCATTCTCACGTGCTTCCATGCTACCTACTTTCAGCACAAGGACAATCCCTGGTACAGCCCCAAAGGAGACTATGTTGCCTTTGTTTTCTTCAGATACCAAGAGGTTAAGAATAGCAGTAATTGACTGTTCCTGTGTCCCGGAATTCGGTATGGTAAGTTGGTTGGTGTAAATACGGATGGCAATGCGATTATCCTCCATTATTTTTGCAATGTTGTGGATATCACCAGCGACAATCCCCATGTTGTCAGGACTTGCGTTAGCTCGAACACTTTGTATCTACAGAAGTGCAAAAATAATTAATATAGAAACCTCATGTTTCCAATATGAAAAGTGAGTGCAATTAACTATCATGTTGGAAACTCGTTACACGGTTATATTGTACATGCTTCAAAAGACCAAAATAATATATGGAAACCATTAGAATTTTGATGGCTGATCAATAGAtttcatatttgagaaattaAATGTCTTCCTACTTTTTTTCTACTTATATTTCTACCATATCAAATTAATGATGACAAGtgtttcatttttataaaattaataagaTTTTAAGACACTTGCCATTTTTTTACATGGATAGAAAATCAAGTGGGAAAAAAAGTAGGACAGTATTAAATTTCTCTGCatattttttttatctcaatAAAATGTCATGACTATGTCAAAATACACATCAGAACCATTGTCGGTCTCCCCCGTTTGATCCCTATGATTTGTAAAGCCGAACATTTTTTTAACCACTCAGCGGTTTTGTAATTTTAGTTACTAATTAGCCTCATAGAAAACCAAGATAGAGTTATGTGGTTCTTTGCAGTGGCGAATCTAGGCCGAAAACCACATGGCTCCTTATGTAAATGAAACCAAAAAAAATGAAAGTGTAAAAAATACTAGTGGTTGCGATTCGAGTTATATGATTTGAAATATTTAAACATAACTTCAATAATTATAACAAAGTTCTTATAATTGAACTTACGAGGTcttatattttgaaatatatttataattatatcATTATCgattttttcaaaaacattttttttttcaatatacgACACTAAACTATCATTCAAAAATTGATCACTCGTTTTGTTGTTTATAGGGCATCAGGGCAGAAGAGGTGGCACCTTGTTGTGGGGCGACGGTGGCTAGTGGACAGTGGGAATGATCGACCAGGCGAGAAACCACATCAAGCGTTCAATGTTAGGAGATGTCGATCACAATCAAGGTTCAAGCATCTTTTAATGAGCTTTtacgaattttttttatttaattttaaatgggTTAGGCTATTGGGTAATGAATAACTTTTAAGTGGATTGATTCATTTGGCTACCCTAAGTAGACTAGATTATATAAAACATGAGCTTCGTACATTGCTAAAACATTATGAGGTAGGTCCTTTATAAATTAAAAGGTAGTTCTTAATTTTTTTGATACAATCCTTCTATTATTATTAAGAAAAATAGGTGGGTCGTAGGACCCACCTTCAATCAAAATAGCTACGCCTCTGGTTCTTCGGTGTATATCTGTTGGTTTTAAGCATATTATTTTCTCATAGGACAAAGATGCAACAATAAGTAAGCAAACATAATTTCATCATGATGTTACATGATTATTTtccatcacaaaaaaaaaaaaaaaaaaaaagatagaaaaTTTATCATGTTGTATCATCCACAATAAATTTTCATTTTACAAATGAAAGAAAAGATTTAATTGAAAATACTTACTTGAACACTTAATGCTTCCTCAATCCTCTCAATGACCTTATCCATTGTAGGGCGTTCGCTTAAGTTGAAACTAATGCATTGATATGCAATTTCTTGGAATATATGAAAAGAAGTACGAtcaatttgatcacttatctgCGGATCAATTAACTTGTGTGGCTCATTCTTATGGTATCGTCGGACCCAAGTCATGAGAAATTTCTGCACATCATTTTGGGTGCTTATTTCATGATAAACCAACGTTCCACTCAGGATTTCAAAAAGTACCACGCCAAACGAATATACATCAGATTCTTTTCTGAGGATACGACTTTCATGGTAAGTAGGATCCAAGTAAAACTGTGTACCCGCAACCCTTGTATGGAGTTGGGtatccagctgatttctgggacCCAATTTTGACAATCCAAAATCACAAACTTTTGCAACCAAATTGTCGTCTAACAATATGTTAGAACTCTTCACGTCTCTGTGTATTACTCTGTTGTGCTCCCCAAGACCCGAGTGAAGGTAATTCAGTCCTCTTGCAGCCCCAATGCAAATCATCAGACGTTGTATCCATGTTATGCAACCCATCTTAGATCGGTTTTGTAGATGATGATCAAGGCTTCCATTTATCGCATAGTCATAAACTATAATCATCTCTCCCCCTTCATGACAATACCCAATAAAAGAGATGATGTTTTCGTGGTGGAAGCTGGAAATCATCTCAAGCTCGTTGCGGAACTCGTGCTCTCCTTGGTGGCTATCCTTACCCAAGCGTTTGATAGCAACTGTATGCTTTTTCCAGCGTTCAGACAATTGTCCTTTATAGACTGCACCAAATCCGCCACCTCCGATACATCTTTCCTGACTGAAGTTTTCGGTGGCACGGTTGATCTCCTCCAATGGAATTAGATAATTTTGAAGGTTTACCCTTGAAGAAGACATTGTGTTTTGATATTGATGAAGATGTACGGATATGGTAGTTTCACGGTGTTTAGATGTGGTTGTGGCTGACTGTGGCGGAGGAGGAGAAAAATATGGGAGGAAACTAGAACGGAAGGATAAAAGTGACGGAGAGGATCACGACAGCTGTAATAGGAGGAGCGGTGGCAGATGGTGGCTTCTAGAGCAAGAAAAATaatgataaataaaaatatatgcaTTGACAGGTGGAATCACCCAACTGGCTATTATAACTTTTTACGTTAAATTATCATGAGATTAGCTTATTAATCCAAACAAAATAAATCTATTGAATTACATTATAGAGAAGTCAATAACATGACTTTTATCGCATTTGTATGTTAAATTATCATCATATTCACATTAAACAATTACGTTGGGTATtgtaattttaaatatttatagaAAGTGATTTcagttattaatatatttttatatatatagtactttaactttttttttttgttcacaCTCAACTCCATTTAGGATTTTCTTATAAATACCATTCCACAATTAACATGGGATATTGTCATTTCTTGTTGGCATAAACGATATGATTGGGTTTTTCAGATAACGTATTCGAatctagttgtgagacccatgtgatacatgagtttattaaaaaaaaaaataaacaactatgaaaatctaaaagtttagaaaatttgaatatatataaaaaaattatttaattattaaaattgaagtatttatttatcatttaaatttataaaaataatttaaataaataaacaattaaaataattggATTCAATTTAGAAGTATAGAAATTATAAGGAAAATTGTATTAGTGAATtggatatgcatttattatacatttattacatttaaatattgtATGAAACTAGGTGTGACATCCGTATATTATACGGATTGGTTTAAAAAATGATTAAACTTAAAgtataaaattgaaatattttttaatgtataactttaaaataaaaaagaaaaaacgtatttattacaatttattattatatatatgatatttaatacattacatatataagtatatgattttaattaaacaaaccaaaaattgacaagtgaataatatttatttcaaaattaccacaaaatgacaagtgtcaaaactaatgAAGGATTAACAAGTggcaaaaaaccttcatttattaaggaggattttataaaatgaaaaaaccacaaaatgacatgtggatattatttaatCTAAAAttatcacaaaatgacatgtggcataaTGTATtagaagatgacatgtggcaaaatcatcattatttattagggtagaagAAAAGATATTTTTGCAAAGTAATATGCTTGTATAGTTCCAGAATCTATATTTTCAAAATGCATTAAATTGTTTGTGCTAGCTTCTATATTTATTTATAAGATAATGCCACAAATATTAATTATAGTTAAAAAGTAACTAAGCTATTATAGAAATTGAACGATTTAATCTATACAATTCAAATGTATAAATAATGTGAGTCAATGAAACACGTGCCTGCAAGCTACATAAAAATAATCACCAGATTTATTTTAAATTATGTATGCAAGCTGttatttgaaatattttaaaggaaCCCAAAGCATTGACTTTAGGTACGAATACACTGGATCACATCTTAGGTTATTTGAACTGTTTTATTTTGTTACTAATGTGAGGTACTTATTGAGCACTATTTGTTCTTCCTGTTATATGTCGAAATGCAATCTTGTTTTATGACAAGATTTGCATCTTCGATTTCGA is a window of Lactuca sativa cultivar Salinas chromosome 1, Lsat_Salinas_v11, whole genome shotgun sequence DNA encoding:
- the LOC111898326 gene encoding probable receptor-like protein kinase At5g59700, which codes for MSSSRVNLQNYLIPLEEINRATENFSQERCIGGGGFGAVYKGQLSERWKKHTVAIKRLGKDSHQGEHEFRNELEMISSFHHENIISFIGYCHEGGEMIIVYDYAINGSLDHHLQNRSKMGCITWIQRLMICIGAARGLNYLHSGLGEHNRVIHRDVKSSNILLDDNLVAKVCDFGLSKLGPRNQLDTQLHTRVAGTQFYLDPTYHESRILRKESDVYSFGVVLFEILSGTLVYHEISTQNDVQKFLMTWVRRYHKNEPHKLIDPQISDQIDRTSFHIFQEIAYQCISFNLSERPTMDKVIERIEEALSVQIQSVRANASPDNMGIVAGDIHNIAKIMEDNRIAIRIYTNQLTIPNSGTQEQSITAILNLLVSEENKGNIVSFGAVPGIVLVLKVGSMEARENAAATLLNLSVIDQNKEIIGAEGAIAPLLLLLSKGSQKGKKVAITALFSLCLDQGNKGRVVRAGVAPILMELLNEPEGVLMEETLSLLATLLSHPEWKLAIGKEEVVPVLVEIISSGSPKTRENAAAILVKLCSREQKYLVEAMEHGLKENLMDLLKHGTDRGKRKARKLLRQDKGPQTKTRRM